The following proteins are encoded in a genomic region of Nitrospinota bacterium:
- a CDS encoding MBL fold metallo-hydrolase: MDFKITILSENTVTPQVEALGEHGFSVFIEGERENVLFDTGQGLAIINNSMALNKNLRSIDKIVLSHGHKDHSGGLAKVLQIKGDVEVIGHPNVFKTRYRLKKDGKKKYVGLPFHRSYLEGLGARFNLIKEFTEISKDIYVTGEVPRKNPLEKGDPDLYAEVDGKLVPDPLEDDLSLVLDTKKGMVIVLGCAHSGVINIIEHIIGKKGNNRIRGIIGGTHLKGTSSEQIEWTIKELEKYSIEMLGVSHCTGMDASLILSQKFKEKFLPCNVGTVIEF; encoded by the coding sequence ATGGATTTTAAAATAACAATTCTATCAGAAAATACCGTGACGCCACAGGTCGAGGCTCTTGGTGAACATGGATTCTCGGTTTTTATTGAAGGAGAAAGGGAAAACGTCCTCTTTGATACTGGGCAGGGGCTTGCGATCATCAATAACTCAATGGCCCTAAATAAGAACCTGAGGTCTATTGATAAAATTGTTTTAAGTCATGGTCATAAAGATCATTCTGGAGGGCTTGCAAAGGTTCTTCAGATAAAGGGGGATGTTGAAGTCATTGGCCATCCCAATGTGTTCAAGACGCGTTACAGATTGAAAAAGGATGGAAAGAAAAAATATGTGGGATTACCCTTTCATAGATCCTACCTTGAGGGATTGGGGGCAAGATTCAATTTGATAAAGGAGTTTACTGAAATTTCAAAGGATATTTATGTGACAGGAGAGGTGCCAAGAAAAAACCCCTTGGAAAAGGGGGATCCTGACCTCTATGCTGAGGTTGACGGGAAATTAGTCCCCGATCCCCTTGAGGATGATCTCTCATTAGTTTTGGATACAAAAAAGGGTATGGTCATTGTTTTAGGGTGCGCCCACTCTGGCGTAATCAATATCATCGAACATATTATTGGGAAGAAAGGAAATAATAGGATTAGGGGCATCATAGGGGGAACGCATCTCAAAGGGACTTCCTCAGAACAAATTGAATGGACAATCAAAGAACTGGAAAAGTATAGCATTGAAATGCTAGGTGTGTCTCATTGCACAGGCATGGATGCATCTCTTATCCTGTCTCAAAAATTTAAAGAGAAATTTCTTCCCTGTAATGTTGGGACAGTCATTGAATTTTAG